The genomic segment AACCCACCTCTCTTACATCATGATCTGAAGACGCAGAACATCCTGTTGGACAGTGAATTTCACGTCAAGGTTTGTGTGCCAGCGAGAATGTGGGAACTTCCCTGAGAGTCGCTCTACACAGATACCGTCTGTACGCTATCTTTAtggctttgtttgtgtgtgttaagcAACAGACCtacttaattattattattagagcTGACACAGTGACTATGTTACGAGTGGATGACAGAACATAAGTCAAGAGCTATTTTGATTATCATCATCGTAAAATATCCTTAAATGACCTGCTTAAACGTTTTTTTATATAAAGGATTTGCTGCCTCACATTCTCATATCTGATGTTAAACTGAGTGTCACAGAGATTTGGACGGTTAGTCTCTTTAAATGAGCAATCTGTGGCCGTTGTCTCTTCAGTGATTCATCTTTTATGAAAGTAACTGAAGGCTTGATTATTAAATCTGGAAATAATTCCATAATTACTTGCTGATAGCAGAGAAATAATTCCTgtagaaaaaaatgttattctGAAAAAGGATTGTTATTCATAGCAgctgcattgaaaaaaaaaaacaaataaggcAATTCTCCCACAACACAGCTCAGGTGTCTttcattaataaaacaaaaagcagatcAATGAAAATAcggtaaaagaaagaaataatcaatcaacttttttttgtattgcacGAATACATAACAAAAGTTATcttaagacactttacaaaaagcagtttaagaggtactctttgttattttacaaaagaaaaatgggaaagGTGgagataagatgcaggaagaaggatggacacacacacacacacacacacggatagAAATCAGATAAAAATGCCAACGATCTGCTGTGGTTGTGTCCAGATTGCAGACTTTGGCCTCTCAAAGTGGCGGCAGCTGTCCGTCAGTAAGGGCTCCGGGTCCAAGCCCACAGAGATGGGGGGCACAGTGATCTACATGCCTCCAGAGAAGTACGAACCCTCCAAGAGTCGTCGGGCCGATGTGAAGCACGACGTGTACAGGTGAGGTGACTGTAATGACTGATTACTGATAGGTTGGACAGAATATATGTTGTCATTACTGCGGTTATGTATCCACAACATGAACGTCctttaaggtttttttatttgtttcatgtttggtTGGCAGATGTTCAAACGATAGGGCAGAATTTTTGAATGGATAAACTTCTGATGACTTTATTGTTCTGCTCTGATAGAGTAAATATTTCTCAGCCAAAACCTGGATTTTAAGAACATATCAGAGCGTAAAGCAGATTTTAGGGAAGTCCTAACTCTGTCTTGTTAGGCGTCACAACGGGCTATCACGAGCCTGGATTTTGTCCAACAGGTTTGGATTGCAGCAAAGTCAGCTCTTCGTAAAGTCCCTCAGCTCTTGAGGGAAAGTACCGTTGGGAAATAATGATGCAACTCTAGTTTTCTtcactgtttctttctttaatgtctACTCTGCAGCTATGCCATCATTATGTGGGAGGTCCTGTCCAGACACATTCCTTTTGAAGGTAAAACACTTTGTGGTGTGCCGCGATTTACAAATGTCACTTTCTCATTCTGTTCAGACTCTGTAATCTTTGATGGTGCTACCAGCCTAAtcccaggtgtgtgtgtgtgtgtgtgtgtgtttgtgtcgtcaGATGTGACCAACCCCATGCAGATCATGTTCAGTGTGCTGCGTGGGATGCGTCCTGACATCAGTCTGGACAGTCTACCTGCTGACATCCCCAGCAGAGAAACCCTCATCAGTTTAATGACCTGCGGCTGGACCTCTAACCCAGACGAGCGACCTTCCTTCCTAAGTAAGCTCAGACTGATCTGTAGGGACTCATGACTGACAAAAGATTACAACCACAGCCCTCAAAAAGAAATACTCTCAATAGTTGCTGTAACTTAACTTAATAACTGCTCAGAGTTACATTTTCTGAGAGCAGTGACTCAgacattttctctgctttcttcaTTGAaactcatttttcttttttgtaaacaaGATGGAACCCAAGATGACCCTTAGAGCAAGTATGCCCTTTACTCATTTACTGCTTGTTCAGCGATATGTTAAAACTAATATCCTTTGAGCTTCGATTAAAAAAGGCCTCACAATGGTGTGATTATAATTGGATCAATCACATGTTAGATTATCAACACATTCATTATGATTTAAGGACTCTTTGTGACTTAAATAATcaagatatttttttatgattcataCAGGGAGAATATTTAATGTTAGTTTGAAAGGATTCAAAGAATATGTTCATGTTATTCCTTTAACATGGAGGGTTTCATCTCACTCTTCTCTCACTGACGCACCCACACAAACTGCAACAGTTACAGTACACAGCATACGGTCCACATagtttgtgaaaatgtttgtcaTTCATACGGTCCTGTTGTAAACACACTCTGCTGAAGCACAAAATACGTGATTTGAACAGAAGAGTTTAATGAGATTCCAATGAAATAGATCAGTGAGATAAAACACAGGTTGAACTTTAGGGAGTTTCTGATCACACCTCTTGCTGAGAGCGCTGTGGTTCATAAAAACTTCCCTTCTCTGAcaagattaaaacaaaatacCAGGTTAACTGTTTCATCGATTGTaaggtgttttcttttctctgacaTTTTGTTTCAGAGTGTCTGATTGAACTGGAGCCCATGGTGAGGAAGTTTGATGAAATTGACTTTCTGGAGGCTGTGCTGGCGATAAAGAGGACAAAGGTCAGTCAGGAGTCTTCATGCTTCATGTTCTTAAAGGTTTCTTTTAGTCATTTACACTTGTATGAAAAGTGAGTAGATGGTAGAGATCTGACAACAGATAAAGGGAGAAAGAGTTGAGGAAGAACATACAAGAAAGGTACACAGAGAGACTGTAACTGGGCATTATGTGTCGATGTTGTGTTCTGCCTCTGTAGAATTAAAGAATGTTGGTCTTGGCCAGGTGTCACATTTCTGAGCAGCTGAATTGAAGAATGCGGATatcatgttgaataaaacaagaaGCGGCAGAAATGACATGTTGCAGTGGTTAGAAGAATGGGTTTTATTTTCAAGAGATTGTAAGCTTAAAAAGGAATAGCATTAGAAAAGTCACTTACATTTTTAGACTAATTAAAAGAACggtatatatatttatcataacacatgtaaatactgtatagTTCTTTCTCAATTTGACCGCACAGATTAGAAAACATAGAGGAATtatacaataaaacacaatttaaccAAAGCTGTAACGTATGTATCAGAAAGGCTTTGTTTCTTTCGTTTCCTTTTACTAAACACACAGCCGTTTGGGACCAGATGTGGGTCTAACTGCACCGAGAGGCTCAAAGCtgtaaactgaaacaaaaaccaCACTGTTGGCCTTCTCTGAAATGTTATTACTCAAAACGTAATAATGTTTAAGTCATATTCCGACCTTTACTCTCAGTGGTTTTAGGTAATAATGGTTAGTGAGTGTCCTCCTAAAGGAAACCCCCTGCTCAGAATAAATActcaggctgtgtgtgtaaTTCAGGACAGTTTTTGCTTCATAATTTCCCCGTCGCATATCCTTCCTCTTTTAAGGTTGAGcgtcattttgtgtgtgtgtgtgtgtgtttgagcgaGAGTGTGTTGGGTGAAACAACTGTCGACACTGACCTTAAGAGCAAGTGAAGTGAATATGAAACTGTGTGATCAgcttaataaaaacacacttctgcTCCActatctctccctctttgtgttcatgttttaacAATGTTCCTCTGTGGGCAGTGTGTTCTTGTAATTCCACCGAGAGCAGGTTAATTCATCGAAGCGTATTTGATTCAACACATTATTACAGCTTTATAGTTTCCTCCTAAACTTCCTTGGCAGTAAGTCTCATGTTTCTCTCCGTCCTTGTTCCTCCACAGTTGATGGGCCAATCGCGCTGTTGTTTAGCACAGTCAGAGTGTGagaagaggagtgaggagggGTCTCTGAACATGCTGAAGGACAGACACAGCCCCTGGCCGGTCagtagtcaaaaaaaaaaaagtctccgaATATTAATCAAGTAAACAGATTCAGTGATGGTGAACTTGCGCCTCCATTGGTTGTTGTATTATGACTTTAATATGTTTGAGGATTTATCAGTAAAACGTTACTGTCTGTTCTACTAAAGGGGAGCTCCACCTCCGGCTCAGGCTCGTGTTCCTCTCAGGACACAGACATTTCTATCCCAGGAGCCCTCACCAGCAGCAATGCTCCTCCCTCTAAAGGTAATCATGCTGTGCCATGTTTCCCTATCATTCAGAGTCTGGCTATGCTGCTTCATCACGTTGATCAGATTTTAAGATATGAACACCATACTTCTCATACTATTGTAGATGGAAGTTCTCCATCGTCGTTCCTAGCTCACAATCTGGACCCTCCTGAGTCTCTGAAGGACGATTGCGCAAATGATCTGAACATCCCCATCAAAGCAGAGCTGCCTGTCCCTGAATATGAGACACATATGGATAACCTCACCCTCAAGTCTCAGCAACAAGGTACAAGCAGTTAAAGCACAATGGATGAAATATGAGATGATAACAACGATGAGGATAATTGAGTTCTGGAAAGTGaattgaataaaatgttttgattgattGGTAACACTTCATATTAAGGTGCACATATTCACATTTTACTACATGAGATTAACATGCTCATTAATAAAGTGTATAAGTCATTCTAAATCCATTAGTAATGCCTCATCCTGCATGATCATTTTCTACAATTACTGGGTAATTTACTTAGAGAGTCCCATCAATATAATCCTCTTTCATCCTTATtggttgtaaaaaataaatttgtTCTGTTCTAAGTCTGTTACTTATAATCTGAATATGCTGGGCTCAGTATTGTGGAACTACTACCTCTTGATTGTCATAGAAAGCCAACAAGATTCAGAACAGTATACATGAAACACTTCTTATTTAAGGAgtaaagaatataaaacattGCATGACTACACTTGTGCAGAACTGGGCATAATTAAGAGTGTAATATTGACTAATGGTGGACCAATGCTAcaattacacatatatttttagGACACTAATTAAAGTTGTTTATCCTAATGCAGGTTAACAATTGTTAAACTGAACTTAACATTTTTAACCGTATGtatctcccctctctctcctctattGCAGCAGATTACTCTCCTCCCCCGCGATACTCTCCTCCCTTTCAAGGCCCGTTTGCTCAGTGGATCTCGACGCGGCGTGAGGAGATCGTCACTCAGATGACAGAGGCCTGTCTCAACCAGAGCCTGGACGCCCTGCTGGCTCGCTCCTTGTTAATGCAAGAGGATTATGAACTTGTGAAGAACCAGCCCACACGCACGGCTAAAGTCCGCCAGCTCCTGGACAACTGTCTCAAACACGACGACGACTTCTGCCTCATTGTTGTACGAAAGTTGCACGACAACAAACAGAGGGGCTTACAGCCGTACCCGCCGGAAATCAGCTCGCCTCCCCCTGTCTTCCCGACGGCACCTCCACTCAACATGTCCTTTAATATACCCAGGAACATGTAGCAGCAGTCACAGACAAACAGTGATACAAGATTGTGCCGACTTGACACTACACTAAGCTCTCAATTGTCATCAAGATGGtcaacgtgtttttttttttgttttctccatgaaaacaaacaaaggatgAGCTGGTTGAGAAAAGACTCTCACAGCTACAAAAAAGACGCTGTGAGATATGAGATTTGATCTCGGCTCATCAACAAGAGATGAAAAGTTGAATTCTGTGTGAACAGAATGAAAGATTTTGACTGAATcagtgattttatttaacaatttaatgtgattttgttttatgtatGCATTTGTCTCAAAAGCTCAGTTTCCATTATATGAGAGCCTAAGTATGTGGCCCAgctcttttttgtgttgtgtaagtgtgtacgtgtgtgaacgtgtgtgtgtgtatttatagaAGAGGAACATCCCTGATACGCTCGCTTGGTCTGAGTAATGCCAAAGGGACTGTTATCATGCTGTAAAGTCTACACTCCTTTTCTAGCAGTCGCTCACTATCATGTAGTCATGGGTTGAATATCCTGATGTGTTACCTGAGAGAGGATGTGCTCACCACAGCGGAGAGTATCTGTGTGTTGGGGTGCATGATCGATATCAGTGAGAGACTGCAGAGTCAGTGTTCTAATGATAGCCATCGAACTCCGAGACCAGTTAAACTGTGGCTGAATGGATCGATTGTGTCCCTAActgtgctcttcttcttctttttttactgctgaGCCCTACAGAGTCACTGGGACACAGAGTAAAGAGGAAGTGGAGTTTGTAATACAACACCCAGAATTAGAGGGATGTGCGTctctctgcatgtctgtgtcTGAATTAAAAGTGGACCAAAGTGATCCGATTTCTTTTAGTCCTCTCAGCAGAGACCTCACCTGTCAGTAATCATGTATTATGTTCGCATTAGAAACTTCAGACCCATCTGGATACTTCCAAAGTTTAGAATAGTTTATCCTCAGACTCTGAACAAGATTGAATAAtaagtttcacattttgttcCTAGTGAGCACATGGCTGGTGCTCTGCTTGTAGTACCAGCTGAGTTTACCTGCTTTACACAGAACAGCTATTAATAATTCATCTTTTCTTCCGTAATGCTTCCTAAACCGCTCAAAATGACAGACACAACTGTCACTAATATAAATATGCATCTGCTTCACATAGACAGGGTTCAGTAAAGGAAGGaaacacataaatatacataaagacaatagcAGTGGTTCATCTGTATACATAAGGATGATAACTGTTCTGTATATTTATACATACAGGTTCTTTGTCCtagtaaagaaacaaacatgtctgtttTCCTCACACTAACATGCTGTCTTTTTCATCATCTTAATGTCAACTAATTTAACAGTTGTCCTCCAAATTAATAGTTCGGCCTTTACATATCagaaaaagctttaaaatgtcagtTCACTGTTTCTAAGAGCCCGTGCTGACATctgaaaatgtgtcaagagTGTCCAAGCAGGTTTCTACCATCCAAAGAAATTCAATTAACTGTTTAAGAAGCTTGACTCTGAACTTTTTAATTGAAGTTAATTTCAAATTGATTCATCATCTGATCGTTTTCGTATAtgtacatgtctgtgtgtaGTTTCTAAGTTAGAGCATCACTGCGTTCACACAGAGGTTCTTAAAAAGATGATGCAGCCCCAGCATTCACTGTCTGTAACCACTTTAAATTCATCACACTGTTAACTATGTTTTAATTCAATTCTCTACATGGATGTACTTCATCTTTTATCATGTGGATCGACAGTTTCCCCCACCATTAGTCAGAGTAGCTCAGTGAGGCTGTACTAAAAACACTGCTTCATTCTTAGTAAGACACATTGTTATATGAAATAgttctttttgaaaaaaagaaaagtcatttaAGTAACAAGAGAAGCGCCAAACAAGGTCTGTGCTTCCATCATCTTGTAATGCCTTGTTTTTGGGAACTGTGCCTCATATTGAGCTTTAAGTCTCAACAGTGACGTGTCAAAGCTTTTTTACACTCATATCAAACTCAGTTGAGTACAATGCTACACATTTGGTAACATAAATATGGTGTTACACATTTTTATAGTATATTTCTGTGTAGTTTCACCTTTTTATATGCACACTTACATTTGTGAGCTCTTGATTGTTTAAGTGATATTCATTGACCTGCCTTGTGCAAAGTATTGGCCTGGTTTTAGTGCCCCTGTTATTATCAGTGTGTTGACCAAACAGCCATATAACGTGATACTCTAAGTTCACTTTAAGTGTTTTATAATTTTTCATTAATTGTATCTgaactaattaaaaaaagtgacCTTTGTACTTCTGATTGCGCTCCTCTTCTTCCTGGTTTCACTCGATGCAGCATGAATCAAATCATGAAACTTTAAGCCAAactgaagagaacagaaagatcAAAGGAGACAAAGAAtcacaaaagacaacaaaagaatccgcaaagaatgaaaacagaaaactacaaaaatggCAACAAAGAGTAAATGATTACCAAGAGATTCATAGTAACCAAATcaaggacaaacaaacacaaagacataaacaaacatacatTGAACATTTAAAGAGAGGCAGAGTAACAACACAGATCCCTAATAACAAAGAtataaaagaacaacaaaagcaacaaaaaaagcctttaaaaaacatacaaaacagaTACTCAAAATGACTATaacaacacacaaaaccacatcaaggaaatacagaacacacaaatgagaaaataaataatctggAAAAACAATAACCAACTGCAAATACGCATACAGACACTGAATGTCCATAAAGAcatgtaaaacaacaacaacaacaaaaagacctATAACATAACAAAAACATGCAGGATCCCAAAATGACAACTAAGAGACAAAAGTAACACAAAGACATGCAGACCAAGAGAAAGATCAACAACTTCAGAAGAGTCAAAACACACT from the Labrus bergylta chromosome 4, fLabBer1.1, whole genome shotgun sequence genome contains:
- the LOC109996751 gene encoding receptor-interacting serine/threonine-protein kinase 2 isoform X2 — translated: MEPPAAMGCVNIGNLTSTLPVIPYQKLTDLYYLSRGGFGTVFKAQHSDWRTTVAIKCLKLDAHGERERNCLLKEAEVLHKARFNYIIQIFGICNEPEFFCIVTEFMSNGSLDLLLHEKDMYPALAWPLRLRILYEIALGVNFLHNMNPPLLHHDLKTQNILLDSEFHVKIADFGLSKWRQLSVSKGSGSKPTEMGGTVIYMPPEKYEPSKSRRADVKHDVYSYAIIMWEVLSRHIPFEDVTNPMQIMFSVLRGMRPDISLDSLPADIPSRETLISLMTCGWTSNPDERPSFLKCLIELEPMVRKFDEIDFLEAVLAIKRTKLMGQSRCCLAQSECEKRSEEGSLNMLKDRHSPWPGSSTSGSGSCSSQDTDISIPGALTSSNAPPSKDGSSPSSFLAHNLDPPESLKDDCANDLNIPIKAELPVPEYETHMDNLTLKSQQQDYSPPPRYSPPFQGPFAQWISTRREEIVTQMTEACLNQSLDALLARSLLMQEDYELVKNQPTRTAKVRQLLDNCLKHDDDFCLIVVRKLHDNKQRGLQPYPPEISSPPPVFPTAPPLNMSFNIPRNM
- the LOC109996751 gene encoding receptor-interacting serine/threonine-protein kinase 2 isoform X1, which gives rise to MEPPAAMGCVNIGNLTSTLPVIPYQKLTDLYYLSRGGFGTVFKAQHSDWRTTVAIKCLKLDAHGERERNCLLKEAEVLHKARFNYIIQIFGICNEPEFFCIVTEFMSNGSLDLLLHEKDMYPALAWPLRLRILYEIALGVNFLHNMNPPLLHHDLKTQNILLDSEFHVKIADFGLSKWRQLSVSKGSGSKPTEMGGTVIYMPPEKYEPSKSRRADVKHDVYSYAIIMWEVLSRHIPFEDVTNPMQIMFSVLRGMRPDISLDSLPADIPSRETLISLMTCGWTSNPDERPSFLKCLIELEPMVRKFDEIDFLEAVLAIKRTKLMGQSRCCLAQSECEKRSEEGSLNMLKDRHSPWPGSSTSGSGSCSSQDTDISIPGALTSSNAPPSKDGSSPSSFLAHNLDPPESLKDDCANDLNIPIKAELPVPEYETHMDNLTLKSQQQADYSPPPRYSPPFQGPFAQWISTRREEIVTQMTEACLNQSLDALLARSLLMQEDYELVKNQPTRTAKVRQLLDNCLKHDDDFCLIVVRKLHDNKQRGLQPYPPEISSPPPVFPTAPPLNMSFNIPRNM